Below is a window of Microcoleus sp. AS-A8 DNA.
GACGGGGCAAAATCACTGCTCGGTGCCAGAGGTGTATTCGTGCTGGGCGCTGGGGGAATATCACGGCTCGGTGTAGGAGGAATAGAGGGATTAGTTGGAGCTGAGCTTGGTGGAGATGGAGCGGAACTTGGTGGAGATGGAGCGGAACAATTATCTATGGATTTAGAAAGCTTAACGTTTTCCCTAGCTAAAACTTGTACTCGCGCACGGTACAGATTGATTTGCGATCTATATTGAGGGTCTGCCGCACTCTTCATCTGATCGAGAATTTCGATCGCTTGTCCCCAATTTTGGCTGCATAACGCTTGCCGTAGCTGAGCATTAAGGTCAGTTTGAGAGAAACCTAGACGAGGAGATGTTAGGAGAAAAAATCCTAGTGCGGTTAATCCTAGTGTAGCTAACCAATGATTCAATCTAATCATTTTATTGGCCTCTAATAATTATTAGATATGGCTTTTTTGTCTACCAAAGAACACATAATAAAATATTGCACTCTGTATCAGAAAGAAAACTAAATCTAGCCTTGGATCACCTGGATCATTCAAGATCCATATTGCAGGAGCAGGAAGCGCAGAATCTTTGGTACTGATAAACAAAACACGGAGATTATTAGCCGCGTGGACACCTAAGGCTAACTCTAGTCTATTGTCTTTTAACGTGATGACAGTCAAAAACACACCAAATGCAAAATAGAGCAGGGCTAGCCACACGGCTCCTCGTTGCATTTCTGGGTTCGCAAAATGTGGAACTGCAAATAGAAGGGAACTCACAATAATCAGTACAAACCGTTGCCTGGTAAGTAGACCTAATCCCTGAAGCAAATATCCCCGAAAAAAGAATTCTTCTGCTGAAGTTTGGAGAGGGGTAAGTACTAGAGCTAGGGGAAGGAGCAGAAACCACTGGCCTGGATTAAAAGAAAATACATAGTTTTGAGAATTTAGCAAATAGTCCACTGGGATGAGAATGGTCGATATCAAAAACCAAACCAAAAATCCTCTGAACAAGCGTTGGAAATTAACAGAGCTATCGGCACTAATGAGGGTACGGAATGGGCGTCGGTGCAACCCGATAACCACTAAAAATATAGCTAACCCGAAAAAGATAAAAGGAATATTGACAGTGACATAAGCTCCGACAGAAGGAGTTTTTAAAAACGATAGTAATTGCTGCTGAGACGGCTGCTGCAAGGCTTCAGAATTCAATCCACTTTGATTAAGATGGATAGTTAAGAGGATACTGCCAACAATTAATAAAACAATACTTCCGACAACCAGCCAGAGGAAGAGAATAAAGAATATTCCTAACAGATAACGCCACCAACCATTCCTGCCTTGTCGTGCGACATCTAAGTAACTTTGACTCATAATTTATGCCTCAAAAATAAGTTTTTTAATCAACCCGCTATGCACCCGAACTCTTTTAAATCAGCATGACATAAGGCAGTTTTGCTGTATGTGGAGTTGCTGCTGGCGCTATCATCAATCTGCCAGTATGGATGAGAATGCTGCTGACCAAGTCCATTCCCAAAAAAGATGCGTGAGACACCTAAAAATCTGCTGGTGCGCCTGCAATGGGTGAGTCGAGCTGCACTGCTTCGGTTAACGATTCTCGCTATTATTTTGAGTATTCTCATTAGCTGGGGATGGTTTGCCATGATTCAGATGCCAGGAGAAAGCTTTCGGGACTCGTTGCCGTCGTTGACTCCAAAGGAAGTGGCGCTACGAAACGCCTTGAGACAAGATTTGGAGAAGCTGGCTGGTGAAATTGGACAACGGAATTACCTAACCTACAAAAGTTTGACAGCGGCGGCGGATTTCCTCAAATCCTCCTTGGCTACGACGGGATATCCAGTGCAACAGCAGGGATATACTGTTGACAACCAAACTTACTACAATCTTGAAGTCGAAATTCCGGGTACTGACCGAGCCAATGAAATTGTGATTGTGGGTGGTCACTATGACTCGGTGTTTGGTAGTCCTGGGGCAAACGATAATGGTACGGGTGCTGTCGCGACATTGGAGTGGGCGCGTCTGTTTGCGGGTAAAAAACCTTCCCGTACCTTACGGTTTGTCGAGTTTGTCAATGAAGAACCTCCCTTTTTCTGGACAGAAAATATGGGTAGTTTAGTTTATGCCAAACGCTGCAAACAGCGCAAAGAAAAAGTGGTTGCCATGCTCAGTCTGGAAACAATGGGTTACTACTCTGACAAGATTGGTAGCCAGAATTATCCTGCTCCCCTCTCGGCGTTTTATCCACTACAGGGAAACTTTATCGCCTTTATTGGCAATATGGCTTCTGGGAGATTGGTGAGAGAGGTGATTGCTTCTTTCCGCCGCCATACCCAATTTCCCTCAGAGGGTGCTGCGCTTCCGGGCTTTGTTACAGGCGTGGGGTGGTCAGACCAGTGGTCGTTTTGGCAGCAGGGCTATCCAGGTTTGATGATTACGGATACAGCTCCGTTTCGTTATCCCTATTATCACACTTTAGATGATACCCCTGATAAAGTGGTCTATGATTGCTTGGCACGGGTGGTTGCAGGATTGGAACGTGCGATCGCAGATTTATCAGGATGGAGTTAACCCCAGCCGTGAACCTACAAACGATGCAGCGCTTTGAGTATCTAACCGTCTATGCTAACCCCAAGGGGGAGTATCAAACATCCGCTGGTATTTGGCGAAACATGAATCACCTGGGTGACTTGGGTTGGGAATTAATTTCAGTGGTGAATGATTCAAGCGAACTCGTCGCGTTTTTTAAGCGAGCGCTACCGCCGGATAATCAAACAATAGAGAGCGATCGCAGTTAGTTAATCACGGTTTTCAAATGCAATCAACTGCAATGACTATGGGCTATTTTCTATGCGCCAGAGATGCCCCTGTTCGTAAATCGGTTGTAGTTTGTAGTGCTGCTTCTGCTCAAGTTCTTGTCGTAATTGTTGAGACGGTCGATACAAAAACGTATCGCTGAAACCGCTAGGAATTTCAGGGCTATTCGCATCTATTCGCTGAAACTTGACTTGAGGCGCGACTAAATAGCTTAAACCCATTAAACGAATTGGGTCTTCAACAACGACAACTGGAGCAACTGAGCGATTGATAATTTTACCGACTTGAGGTTCATAGTAGCTACTATATTTAATCCACCATGTCTCGGCTTGAGAACTTATGGCACAAGATAAAATTCCCAATGAAATTAAGAAAATTAAAATAAATCGCCATAATTTTTGTTGCCATTCTTGAATAGATTGGTAGGCGATTTTAACTGTAAAAAAGTAAGCCACAGCAATCTGAATTCCTATATAGCACGGAATTAAGTATCGACCAACAGTCGAACGTTGCCCCCGAAAAAATAAGTCGGGCAGTAATAAAAATAGGACTTCTGAACCCATCAAAGAAAAGACAAATATCCAGACTCGCTTTGGGGCTTTGCGATACAAAAAGTAAAGAGAATATCCCACTAAAATTACAATCAGCAAAACAAGGTAGGTGGATAAACTTGTCCACTGAGGCTGCACATCATTGCAACGCAGCTGAAATCCATCATTAAAACAAACATCAAAAAGTTGCTGGCGGTAATCAATTTGAGCATCGAAAAACAGGGAGCTAATATTGAGTGCCCAGCGTTGGGGAATCGTAAAAAAAGGCACTTTTCTAGCCGTGTACTCTGCCCCCCCAAACTTCTCGGCAACGAGCAACCACGGCAGGCCGATCAGTATACCGCCAAAGCAGGCTAGTAAGTAAGCCATGAAGGTTTTCCCGCGACGAATGCCTTCAATGGCGGCGATATAAATGCCGTGGGCAATCTGCACGAATAGAGCGAAATAATGGGTGTAGAATCCTAGCGCTACTGTTGCTCCATAAATTACCCAACCTAACTTGCTTTTGTGTCGCATCGCCCACAACAGTGAGGCACTAGAAAGTAGAATAGTGAAAGTCCACATGCTATATTGGCGTGCTTCTTGTGCATACAGGAGGTGAAACGGGGAGATAGCCATGAGAGCGATCGCAACCCATCCCACTTGTGGCGACTCAAACAGTTCCAAACACAGCCAATACAGACAAGGAAATGCCAAAATACTAAAGACGGCTGATAAGCTGCGGATGACCCAGACGGAACTACCAAACGTCATCGCCCAAAGGCGGACAAGCGGGATATAAAGCGGCGGATGAACGTCTTCAATCAGCGAATCGAGTACATTACCCCAGTTTTTTTCCGGCGTGAATTGCTGATACTTCTGCCACTCTGGACTGGCAATCGCACGATTTGTAACTTGCTTTAGCAACTCCGCTTTGGTGTAGCCAGAAATCCGTAATGAGGTGTAAACCTCGTCATTCCAGTAGTTTTTTCGGTCTAAATTGTAAAATCGAAAACATATTCCCAGCAGCAATAAGACCACGATGAAATACCGAAACCCAGGAATGTATCGTGGGCGACTTTCAATCACATGATTCGGTTTATTCTCCATGGCGTCTTGTCCTTGCCATTATCAGAAATGACATCCCAAAAAACTCCGTCTTTAGGCTGAACATTGTGATCATTTCTGCCAAATCACCAACAGGACGCCACAGATAATCAAACCTAAGCCGATAGACCGACTCAAGGGAATCGCTTCTCGAAAGATAAAGTAGCCCATCATGACCGAAAAGACGTAAATCAAAGCCGCAGATGGCCCAGCAACGCTGAGATTAACCCGTGTGAGCAGTAAAATATAAGCCAACGCTCCGATCGCGTAGAAGCATAAACCAAGCAATAGTTCTGGCGTTGTGAACACACCCAAAAGATGACCCAGCCAATTGGTCGCATTTACTTTCCCTAGTCGCATTGCCCCGAATTTCAGGCACAATTGTCCGGCGGCGCTCGTAAAAATGGCCAATAAAAAAAGTCCGAATTCTTTT
It encodes the following:
- a CDS encoding EamA family transporter; the encoded protein is MTLKEFGLFLLAIFTSAAGQLCLKFGAMRLGKVNATNWLGHLLGVFTTPELLLGLCFYAIGALAYILLLTRVNLSVAGPSAALIYVFSVMMGYFIFREAIPLSRSIGLGLIICGVLLVIWQK
- a CDS encoding glycosyltransferase family 39 protein produces the protein MENKPNHVIESRPRYIPGFRYFIVVLLLLGICFRFYNLDRKNYWNDEVYTSLRISGYTKAELLKQVTNRAIASPEWQKYQQFTPEKNWGNVLDSLIEDVHPPLYIPLVRLWAMTFGSSVWVIRSLSAVFSILAFPCLYWLCLELFESPQVGWVAIALMAISPFHLLYAQEARQYSMWTFTILLSSASLLWAMRHKSKLGWVIYGATVALGFYTHYFALFVQIAHGIYIAAIEGIRRGKTFMAYLLACFGGILIGLPWLLVAEKFGGAEYTARKVPFFTIPQRWALNISSLFFDAQIDYRQQLFDVCFNDGFQLRCNDVQPQWTSLSTYLVLLIVILVGYSLYFLYRKAPKRVWIFVFSLMGSEVLFLLLPDLFFRGQRSTVGRYLIPCYIGIQIAVAYFFTVKIAYQSIQEWQQKLWRFILIFLISLGILSCAISSQAETWWIKYSSYYEPQVGKIINRSVAPVVVVEDPIRLMGLSYLVAPQVKFQRIDANSPEIPSGFSDTFLYRPSQQLRQELEQKQHYKLQPIYEQGHLWRIENSP
- a CDS encoding CPBP family intramembrane metalloprotease; protein product: MSQSYLDVARQGRNGWWRYLLGIFFILFLWLVVGSIVLLIVGSILLTIHLNQSGLNSEALQQPSQQQLLSFLKTPSVGAYVTVNIPFIFFGLAIFLVVIGLHRRPFRTLISADSSVNFQRLFRGFLVWFLISTILIPVDYLLNSQNYVFSFNPGQWFLLLPLALVLTPLQTSAEEFFFRGYLLQGLGLLTRQRFVLIIVSSLLFAVPHFANPEMQRGAVWLALLYFAFGVFLTVITLKDNRLELALGVHAANNLRVLFISTKDSALPAPAIWILNDPGDPRLDLVFFLIQSAIFYYVFFGRQKSHI
- a CDS encoding M28 family peptidase, with protein sequence MRETPKNLLVRLQWVSRAALLRLTILAIILSILISWGWFAMIQMPGESFRDSLPSLTPKEVALRNALRQDLEKLAGEIGQRNYLTYKSLTAAADFLKSSLATTGYPVQQQGYTVDNQTYYNLEVEIPGTDRANEIVIVGGHYDSVFGSPGANDNGTGAVATLEWARLFAGKKPSRTLRFVEFVNEEPPFFWTENMGSLVYAKRCKQRKEKVVAMLSLETMGYYSDKIGSQNYPAPLSAFYPLQGNFIAFIGNMASGRLVREVIASFRRHTQFPSEGAALPGFVTGVGWSDQWSFWQQGYPGLMITDTAPFRYPYYHTLDDTPDKVVYDCLARVVAGLERAIADLSGWS